The Arachis hypogaea cultivar Tifrunner chromosome 19, arahy.Tifrunner.gnm2.J5K5, whole genome shotgun sequence genome has a window encoding:
- the LOC112779885 gene encoding uncharacterized protein: protein MEDMNIAYCSFHSHSTQVKSFFLSSSTLSPLHELLSPLPPPLALHDLINDLCNGHSLVILIHRFRNHCTHPNSNCFCGSNLLCEKNLLTLCRESHVHRICHFISTSIQSHGAAGYATATTTGDSIQSWQIVLKLGSLHWLFW, encoded by the exons ATGGAGGACATGAACATTGCATATTGTTCC TTCCATTCACACTCCACACAAGTGAAGAGCTTCTTCCTCTCTTCGTCCACGCTCTCTCCATTGCACGAGCTTCTTTCACCGCTGCCACCGCCGCTCGCGTTGCATGATCTCATCAATGACCTCTGCAACGGCCATTCGCTGGTCATCCTTATCCACCGGTTCAGAAATCACTGCACTCATCCTAATTCAAATTG CTTTTGTGGCTCCAATCTGCTATGCGAGAAGAATCTTCTCACTCTCTGCAGGGAATCACACGTACACAGAATATGTCACTTCATCTCTACTTCG ATTCAGTCTCACGGTGCAGCTGGTTATGCCACGGCCACTACTACTGGCGATAGCATCCAGAG TTGGCAAATTGTGTTGAAATTGGGCTCCCTGCATTGGTTATTCTGGTGA
- the LOC112779881 gene encoding IAA-amino acid hydrolase ILR1-like 4 isoform X3, with translation MGFFNFFCFFIIIFHVFVATPIFSDSNNNEHTSSSISTKFLDLAKSPEVFDWMVGIRRKIHEYPELSYEEFKTSEVIRAELDKLGISYKHPVAETGVIGYIGTGEPPFVALRADIDGLPIQEMVEWEHKSKVPGKMHACGHDAHTAMVLGAAKILKQHEDQIKGTVVLVFQPAEEGGAGAKRVLESGVLDKVSAIFGLHVAPVRELPVGHVASKAGPLLAGTAMFDATIHGRGGHAAMPHFAIDPVLAASSAVVNLQQLVSREADPLDPQVLTVANFHADGAYNVIPDSVTFGGTIRALLPESIARLKERIHQVVTGQAAVHRCTAEVNFHEPSYPATINDDKLHEHFLEVAKKVVGNNNVHGMEPVTVSEDFSFYQEALPGYFFMLGMQSLTGEPLQSLHSPHFTVNEDALPYGAALHASLATTYLLNHDGANKVGGKYHDEL, from the exons ATGGGTTTCTTCAACTTTTTttgtttcttcatcatcatctttcACGTCTTTGTTGCAACACCCATATTCTCAGATTCAAATAACAATGAACATACATCATCGTCAATCTCTACAAAATTTCTAGATTTGGCAAAGAGTCCTGAAGTATTTGATTGGATGGTTGGGATCAGAAGAAAGATTCATGAGTACCCAGAATTGTCCTATGAGGAATTTAAGACGAGTGAGGTCATAAGAGCAGAGTTGGACAAAttgggaatttcatataagcaTCCAGTTGCTGAAACCGGTGTTATTGGATATATTGGAACTGGAGAACCTCCTTTTGTTGCTTTAAGAGCTGATATTGATGGTCTCCCTATTCAG GAAATGGTGGAGTGGGAGCACAAGAGTAAAGTGCCTGGAAAGATGCATGCTTGTGGCCATGATGCTCACACAGCTATGGTTCTTGGTGCTGCTAAGATTCTCAAACAACATGAAGATCAGATAAAA GGCACCGTTGTTCTTGTTTTTCAACCAGCAGAGGAAGGAGGGGCAGGGGCAAAGAGAGTCTTAGAGTCAGGAGTATTAGACAAAGTGTCAGCCATCTTTGGATTGCACGTGGCGCCGGTACGTGAATTACCCGTAGGACACGTGGCATCTAAGGCTGGTCCATTATTGGCAGGAACTGCAATGTTTGATGCAACTATACATGGAAGGGGAGGCCATGCAGCTATGCCTCATTTCGCCATTGATCCCGTTTTGGCAGCTTCTAGTGCTGTTGTCAACTTGCAACAACTTGTTTCTCGTGAAGCTGATCCTCTTGATCCCCAGGTTCTCACGGTTGCCAATTTCCATGCAGATGGTGCATACAACGTTATTCCAGATTCTGTCACTTTTGGAGGAACCATCCGAGCTTTATTACCTGAAAGCATCGCGCGTTTGAAGGAGCGCATTCACCAG GTTGTCACCGGACAGGCGGCAGTCCATAGGTGCACCGCGGAGGTCAACTTCCATGAACCGTCCTATCCGGCAACCATAAACGACGACAAGTTGCACGAGCATTTTCTTGAAGTGGCGAAGAAAGTTGTTGGAAACAATAATGTTCATGGGATGGAACCTGTAACAGTATCTGAAGACTTCTCATTCTATCAAGAGGCTTTACCTGGTTACTTCTTCATGCTTGGAATGCAGAGTCTCACTGGTGAACCACTACAATCGTTGCATTCACCACATTTCACTGTCAATGAAGATGCTTTACCCTATGGTGCTGCACTTCATGCTTCCTTAGCTACTACTTATCTTCTAAACCATGATGGAGCCAACAAGGTGGGAGGGAAATATCATGATGAATTATAA
- the LOC112777770 gene encoding uncharacterized mitochondrial protein AtMg00810-like: MYILVYVDDILVTESSQAEISNLVIQLNAVFALKDLGEMNYFLGIEAVKLNDSEMLLCQTKYIQDLLSKAGMRDAKAVPTPMVSSLKLSAHGEDVHQNPALYRSIVGSLQYATITRPEITFAVNKVSKFMHTPLQSHWKAVKRILQYLTGTI, from the coding sequence ATGTATATTCTggtgtatgtggatgacattttGGTCACTGAGAGCTCTCAAGCTGAAATCTCCAATCTTGTTATTCAATTGAATGCTGTGTTTGCTCTCAAGGATTTGGGGGAAATGAACTATTTCTTGGGAATTGAGGCCGTGAAACTAAATGACAGTGAAATGCTCCTATGTCAAACTAAATACATTCAGGATCTATTAAGCAAAGCAGGAATGCGGGATGCCAAGGCAGTCCCAACCCCAATGGTGTCCAGTCTCAAACTCTCAGCCCATGGTGAGGATGTTCACCAAAACCCAGCCTTGTACAGATCTATAGTGGGAAGCCTACAATATGCTACAATCACTAGACCTGAAATCACCTTTGCTGTAAACAAAGTATCCAAGTTCATGCATACCCCTTTGCAAAGTCACTGGAAAGCAGTCAAGCGAATTCTACAATACCTTACTGGAACAATATAA
- the LOC112779884 gene encoding IAA-amino acid hydrolase ILR1-like 4, with product MGFFNLFLFIIIFHVFVTTPIFSHSNNNNERSSSSISNFLDLAKSPEVFDWMVRIRRKIHEYPELLYEEFNTSEVIRTELDNLGISYKHPVAETGVIGYIGTGKAPFVALRADIDGLPIQEMVEWEHKSKVDEKMHACAHDAHTAMLLGAAKILKQHEHQIKGTVVLVFQPAEEGGAGAKKVLEAGVLDKVSAIFGLHLVPTLPLGHVASKPGPFMAGSGTFHATIHGRGGHAAMPHLSIDPLLAASSAVVNLQQLVSREADPLDPQVVTVANFHGDGAFNVIPDSVTIGGTFRAFSPESITRLKERIQQVITGVATVHRCTAEVDFLEEQKPFYPATINDQKLHEHFLEVAKNVVGNENVYETQPVTVSEDFAFYQEVIPGFFFMLGFKSLTSVEPLPMLHSPHFTVNEHAFPYGAALHASLATTFLLNLDDGGKCHDEL from the exons ATGGGTTTCTTTAACTTGTTCCTTTTTATCATAATCTTTCATGTCTTTGTTACAACACCCATATTCTcacattcaaataataataatgaacgtTCATCATCCTCAATCTCAAATTTTCTAGATTTGGCTAAGAGTCCTGAGGTATTTGATTGGATGGTTAGGATCAGAAGGAAGATTCATGAGTACCCAGAATTGCTCTATGAGGAATTTAACACTAGTGAAGTCATAAGAACCGAATTGGATAATttgggaatttcatataagcaTCCAGTTGCTGAAACGGGTGTTATTGGATACATTGGAACTGGAAAAGCTCCTTTTGTTGCTTTAAGAGCTGATATTGATGGTCTCCCAATCCAG GAAATGGTGGAGTGGGAGCACAAGAGTAAAGTAGATGAAAAGATGCATGCTTGTGCCCATGATGCTCACACTGCTATGCTTCTTGGTGCTGCTAAGATTCTCAAACAGCATGAACATCAGATAAAA GGCACCGTGGTTCTTGTTTTTCAACCAGCAGAGGAAGGAGGAGCAGGGGCAAAGAAAGTGTTAGAGGCAGGAGTATTAGACAAAGTTTCAGCCATCTTTGGATTGCACTTGGTACCTACATTACCCTTAGGACACGTGGCATCTAAGCCTGGTCCATTCATGGCGGGAAGTGGAACGTTTCATGCAACTATTCATGGAAGGGGAGGCCATGCAGCTATGCCTCACTTGTCCATTGATCCCCTTCTGGCAGCTTCTAGTGCCGTTGTCAACTTGCAACAACTTGTTTCTCGTGAAGCCGATCCTCTTGATCCCCAGGTAGTTACGGTTGCTAATTTCCACGGAGATGGTGCATTCAACGTTATTCCAGATTCTGTCACTATTGGAGGAACTTTCCGAGCTTTTTCACCTGAAAGCATCACACGTTTGAAAGAGCGCATTCAACAG GTAATCACCGGAGTAGCGACCGTTCATAGGTGCACCGCGGAGGTTGATTTCCTTGAAGAACAGAAACCGTTCTATCCAGCAACCATAAACGATCAAAAGTTGCATGAGCATTTTCTTGAAGTGGCCAAGAATGTTGTTGGAAACGAGAATGTTTATGAAACACAACCTGTAACAGTATCTGAAGACTTTGCATTCTATCAAGAGGTTATACCTGGTTTCTTCTTCATGCTTGGATTCAAAAGTCTCACTTCAGTTGAACCACTTCCAATGTTGCACTCACCACATTTCACCGTCAATGAACATGCTTTTCCCTATGGTGctgctcttcatgcttccttagCTACTACTTTTCTTCTCAACCTTGATGATGGAGGCAAATGTCATGATGAGTTATAA